One genomic segment of Oncorhynchus nerka isolate Pitt River linkage group LG16, Oner_Uvic_2.0, whole genome shotgun sequence includes these proteins:
- the LOC115144414 gene encoding glutathione S-transferase 3-like, producing the protein MSGKVVLTYFNGRGRMESIRWLLAVAGVEFEEVNITKRQEYVKLLSDGALMFEQVPLVEMDGMKLVQTKAILNYIAGKYNLYGKDLKERVMIDMYAEGVQDLMQMMMALPFMPPDTKETKLEEIERKATSRYLPVFEKALIGSQYLVGFQLSCADVQLLETTLMLEEKFPTILSKFPAVKAFQGKMKSLPAIHKFLQPGSKRKPQPDDVYVKTVCEVLDLKL; encoded by the exons ATGTCTGGAAAAGTGGTGTTGACTTATTTCAACGGGAGGGGCAGAATGGAGTCAATTCGATGGCTTTTAGCAGTTGCTGGAGTTGAG TTTGAAGAAGTGAATATAACAAAGCGTCAGGAATATGTAAAACTGTTGAGTG ATGGAGCACTCATGTTTGAGCAGGTTCCCTTGGTGGAAATGGATGGAATGAAGCTGGTTCAAACCAAGGCTATCCTGAACTACATAGCAGGGAAATACAATCTCTATGGGAAAGACTTAAAAGAACGAGTCAT GATTGACATGTATGCTGAGGGCGTGCAGGACTTGATGCAAATGATGATGGCTTTGCCCTTCATGCCGCCTGACACCAAGGAAACTAAactggaggagatagagaggaaagCAACAAGCCGTTACCTCCCTGTGTTCGAGAAG GCGCTAATTGGCTCCCAGTACCTGGTGGGTTTTCAGTTGAGCTGTGCTGATGTCCAGCTACTTGAAACCACCTTGATGTTGGAGGAGAAATTTCCAACAATTCTTTCCAAATTCCCTGCTGTTAAG GCTTTTCAAGGGAAGATGAAAAGCCTACCAGCCATTCACAAGTTCCTGCAGCCAGGCAGCAAGAGGAAGCCTCAACCAGATGACGTATATGTAAAGACTGTGTGTGAGGTGTTAGACTTAAAGCTCTGA